The following DNA comes from Pirellulales bacterium.
AAGCATGGCTGGATGCCCGGCTGACACGCGCAAAGCAATTACGCAAGCGTGCCGAATGTTGGAAACTGCGCTAAGCAATTCCTCCTCGTGAACTGGGAGAGTCGCGCTCAAAAGATCGGCGCGTGGCAATCTAGCATCCGCTGACCGTTCTGTTCAGCGTCTCAGCAAAAGATCGAATCGTAACGGTTTTGGATGTCCGCTTACACGGACCTCGCCGTTAATTCAACTAGACGCATGCGTCAGCCTGCGTTGTCGGGCTTTCGCCTGTCGACTATAATTCCGGCGAAAATGAGCGCGATCGCCACCAACCTCCGCATCGGCATTGGACACGACACGCACCGCCTGGAACCGGGCGGGCCGTTGCGTTTGGGAGGCGTGTCCATTCCGCACGATCAAGCGGCGGTGGGCCATAGCGATGCCGATGCTTTGCTGCACGCCGTCATTGATGCCCTGCTAGGCGCCGCCTCGCTGGGCGATATTGGCGAATTGTTTCCCGATACCGATCCGGCTCATAAGGGCCGCGATTCCGCCAGCATGCTAAGCATTGTGTGCGAGCGATTGCGGGCACTCGATTGGCGGATTGTAAACGTCGATTGCATTGTTTTCCTCCAGCGGCCAAAATTGGGGCATCACAAAGCCGCC
Coding sequences within:
- the ispF gene encoding 2-C-methyl-D-erythritol 2,4-cyclodiphosphate synthase, with protein sequence MSAIATNLRIGIGHDTHRLEPGGPLRLGGVSIPHDQAAVGHSDADALLHAVIDALLGAASLGDIGELFPDTDPAHKGRDSASMLSIVCERLRALDWRIVNVDCIVFLQRPKLGHHKAAMRMRIAELLEIPAHDVGMKAKTGEGVDAVGHGEALAAQCVALLERTVPPEIE